The following proteins are co-located in the Sandaracinaceae bacterium genome:
- the arsH gene encoding arsenical resistance protein ArsH: MSHHDGHPPPLTKPAFPPLTIRQDPPRILMLYGSLRERSYSRLLAEEAGRVLEALGCEVRFFHPGKLPIKAPDLEDHPEVQRLRELSIWSEGQVWSCPEMHGAITGVFKNQIDWIPLSLGAVRPTQGRTLAVMQVSGGSQSFNVVNTLRVLGRWMRMLTIPNQSSVPKAYDEFHDDGRMKDSPYRDRVVDVMEELYKFTLLTRDIREMLVDRYSERREAAAKAALDADNPKHRIGEQGL, translated from the coding sequence ATGAGTCATCACGACGGCCACCCGCCGCCGCTGACCAAGCCCGCCTTCCCGCCGCTCACCATCCGTCAGGACCCGCCACGCATCTTGATGCTCTACGGATCGCTGCGCGAGCGCTCCTACTCTCGCCTGCTCGCCGAGGAGGCGGGGCGCGTCCTCGAGGCGCTCGGCTGCGAGGTGCGCTTCTTCCATCCGGGGAAGCTGCCGATCAAGGCCCCCGACCTCGAGGATCACCCGGAGGTCCAGCGGCTGCGCGAGCTGTCGATCTGGTCCGAGGGGCAGGTGTGGTCGTGCCCGGAGATGCACGGGGCGATCACGGGCGTGTTCAAGAACCAGATCGACTGGATCCCGCTGTCGCTCGGCGCGGTGCGGCCGACCCAGGGTCGCACCCTCGCCGTGATGCAGGTCAGCGGCGGCTCGCAGTCCTTCAACGTCGTCAACACGCTGCGCGTGCTCGGGCGCTGGATGCGGATGCTGACCATCCCCAACCAGTCCTCGGTCCCGAAGGCCTACGACGAGTTCCACGACGACGGGCGCATGAAGGACTCGCCCTACCGCGACCGGGTCGTCGACGTGATGGAGGAGCTCTACAAGTTCACGCTGCTGACGCGAGACATCCGGGAGATGCTCGTCGACCGCTACAGCGAGCGCCGCGAGGCGGCCGCGAAGGCCGCGCTCGACGCCGACAACCCCAAGC